From Medicago truncatula cultivar Jemalong A17 chromosome 7, MtrunA17r5.0-ANR, whole genome shotgun sequence, a single genomic window includes:
- the LOC25498327 gene encoding G-type lectin S-receptor-like serine/threonine-protein kinase At1g11300 has protein sequence MNFSSCSNLLLVLFIVFLYLLHVSIGIDTITSSQFIKDPETLLSKDGSYAFGFFSPGNSINRYAGIWWNSRSTVIWVANRNQPINDSNGTITISEDGNLVVLNGQKQVIWSSNVSNIESNTTSQFSDHGNLVLLDSTTGNILWQSIQEPSDSLLPGMKLSINKRTGEKSKLRSWKSPSDPSVGSFSSSSVERQNILEVFIWNETQPYWRSGPWNGGVFTGIDTMTVAYFNGFQGGDDGEGNINIYFTIPNEEIFLIYKLNSQGKLEETSWNDEEKEVQVTWTSRKSECDVYGTCGAFASCSSLNTPICSCLKGFEPRSIQEWNRNNWTGGCVRRTSLKCETKSTKEDGFLKLKMVKVPDFASGIAETPDICRRLCLENCSCTAYSNDAGIGCMTWTGNLLDIQQLQMGGLDLYFRVAHAELDRGGNKTVIITTSVIIGTLIISICAYIMWRRTSNSSTKLWHSIKSTRKTNKKDFQLFNKGGTSDENNSDDVFGGLSEVRLQELLLFDFEKLATATNNFHLSNKLGQGGFGPVYKGKLQDGREIAVKRLSRASGQGLEEFMNEVVVLCKLQHRNLVRLLGCCIDGDEKMLMYEYMPNKSLDAFIFDLSKNKLLDWRTRYSIIEGIARGLLYLHRDSRLRIIHRDLKASNILLDEEFNPKVSDFGMARIFGGREDQANTTRVVGTYGYMSPEYAMQGLFSEKSDVFSFGVLILEILTGRRNSSFYDNETLTLLGFVWLQWREENILSLIDTEIYDHSHHKNISRCIHIGLLCVQESAVDRPNMATVISMLNSEVASLPPPSQPAFILRQNLLNSKSPEEYSINTASITDMCGR, from the exons ATGAATTTCAGCTCTTGTTCAAATCTGTTGTTAGTTTTGTTCATTGTGTTTTTGTATTTGTTACATGTTAGTATCGGTATAGACACCATCACATCATCCCAATTCATCAAGGACCCTGAAACACTACTCTCCAAAGATGGTTCCTATGCCTTTGGATTCTTTAGCCCTGGAAATTCTATAAATCGCTACGCTGGAATTTGGTGGAATTCTCGTTCTACAGTCATATGGGTGGCAAACAGAAACCAACCAATAAATGATTCTAATGGGACTATCACCATATCTGAAGATGGAAATCTTGTGGTATTAAATGGACAGAAACAAGTCATTTGGTCATCAAATGTTTCCAACATAGAATCCAATACCACTTCCCAGTTTTCGGACCATGGAAACCTTGTCCTTTTGGATAGCACAACAGGAAACATCTTATGGCAGAGTATTCAGGAACCTTCTGATTCATTACTGCCTGGTATGAAACTTTCTATCAACAAAAGAACAGGTGAGAAATCAAAACTAAGATCATGGAAAAGTCCTTCCGATCCATCTGTTGGGAGTTTCTCCTCTAGTAGTGTTGAACGCCAAAATATACTTGAAGTGTTTATTTGGAATGAAACTCAACCATACTGGCGTAGCGGCCCTTGGAATGGTGGGGTCTTTACAGGGATAGATACTATGACAGTTGCTTATTTTAACGGTTTCCAAGGTGGAGATGATGGAGAAGggaatattaatatatattttactatcCCAAATGAGGAGATTTTTTTGATCTATAAGCTTAATTCACAAGGAAAATTAGAAGAAACGTCTTGGAATGATGAGGAGAAAGAAGTGCAAGTTACATGGACTAGCCGAAAATCAGAGTGTGATGTATATGGTACATGTGGGGCATTTGCAAGCTGTAGTTCATTGAACACACCAATATGCAGCtgtttgaaaggatttgaaccTAGGAGCATACAGGAATGGAATAGAAACAACTGGACAGGTGGGTGTGTTAGGAGGACATCATTGAAATGTGAAACAAAAAGTACAAAAGAAGATGGGtttttgaaattgaagatgGTTAAAGTTCCTGATTTTGCAAGTGGAATAGCTGAGACACCGGACATATGCAGAAGGTTATGCTTGGAGAATTGCTCTTGCACTGCGTACTCTAACGATGCTGGGATTGGTTGTATGACTTGGACTGGGAACTTACTTGACATACAACAACTCCAAATGGGAGGACTTGATCTATATTTTCGCGTAGCCCATGCAGAGCTTG ATAGAGGGGGAAATAAAACAGTCATCATTACAACTTCGGTGATAATAGGAACTCTCATAATTTCCATTTGTGCATATATCATGTGGAGAAGAACTTCAAACAGCTCAA CTAAACTGTGGCACTCTATAAAATCAACAAGGAAAACGAACAAGAAAGATTTCCAACTATTTAATAAAGGCGGGACATCAGATGAAAATAATAGCGACGATGTGTTTGGAGGATTATCCGAAGTTAGACTACAAGAgctattattatttgattttgaaaagctTGCAACTGCCACAAACAATTTCCACTTGTCCAACAAACTTGGACAGGGTGGTTTCGGTCCTGTGTACAAG gGGAAACTGCAAGATGGTCGAGAAATAGCAGTTAAAAGACTTTCTCGAGCATCTGGCCAAGGGCTAGAAGAATTCATGAATGAAGTAGTGGTCCTTTGTAAGCTTCAACACCGTAATCTTGTAAGACTTCTTGGCTGTTGTATTGACGGTGATGAAAAGATGTTGATGTATGAGTACATGCCAAACAAAAGTTTGGATGCATTTATCTTCG atctATCGAAAAATAAACTACTAGATTGGAGAACTAGGTATAGCATTATAGAAGGAATAGCTCGAGGATTATTGTATCTTCACAGAGATTCCCGACTCAGAATTATACACAGAGATTTGAAGGCAAGTAACATCCTGTTAGATGAGGAGTTTAATCCCAAAGTTTCTGACTTTGGAATGGCTAGAATCTTTGGTGGAAGAGAAGATCAGGCCAATACTACTAGGGTTGTCGGAACTTA TGGTTATATGTCTCCTGAATACGCAATGCAAGGACTTTTTTCAGAGAAATCAGATGTTTTTAGCTTTGGTGTTTTGATACTTGAGATTCTTACTGGGAGAAGAAACTCAAGCTTTTATGACAATGAGACTCTGACTCTTTTAGGATTT GTATGGTTACAATGGAgggaagaaaatattttatcctTAATAGATACAGAAATATATGATCATAGTCATCATAAGAATATTTCGAGATGCATACATATAGGACTGTTATGTGTACAAGAATCGGCCGTAGACAGGCCTAATATGGCTACAGTAATTTCTATGCTTAACAGTGAGGTTGCATCACTTCCTCCTCCAAGTCAACCTGCATTCATCCTGAGGCAGAATTTGTTGAATTCAAAGTCACCTGAAGAGTATTCCATTAATACTGCCAGTATTACAGACATGTGTGGAAGATAG
- the LOC25498325 gene encoding F-box/kelch-repeat protein At3g23880: MNLHPSQPQRRSNVSPSPKFIPNDLIFGVFSLLPVKSVMRMRCLSKFSNSLITSPIFVKFHFQRFARNPHLALVTTKTKTVVPFPVRDLIDNRLITLTNDPHYLTNDGSKDMVFHQIVGSCNGLICLLNYSIGYEDVFLRFWNPCTRTKSEKLGYLSLLNYPIHERRYFKFAFGYDNLTSTYKAVLLNFHTRTGTTKITTVKVFSLADNLWRNIENFPAIPLQLLNVGQRVQNGVYLSGTVNWLAVFDNPFYSVDKYVIISLDLGTETYTQMRLPQGFDDLPRVYPTIGVLKGFLTFSYDFKQSHFVIWKMEEFRVEESWCQFLKISYENLQINYNIRQFYLVPLHLSEDSDAMILASSLEGQAILYNKRNNKVERTRITNSICWFSVKDYVESLASTC; this comes from the coding sequence ATGAATCTCCATCCATCTCAGCCGCAGCGTCGGTCCAATGTGTCACCATCGCCGAAATTCATCCCTAACGATCTCATCTTTGGAGTGTTTTCATTGCTTCCTGTAAAATCTGTGATGCGAATGAGATGCTTGAGTAAGTTTTCTAACTCCCTTATTACAAGTCCTATATTTGTGAAATTTCACTTTCAGCGATTTGCACGAAACCCCCACCTCGCACTAGTCACTACCAAGACTAAGACGGTTGTACCCTTCCCAGTACGGGATTTAATTGACAACCGTCTGATCACCCTTACTAACGATCCTCACTACCTTACCAACGATGGATCGAAGGATATGGTCTTCCATCAGATTGTTGGTTCATGCAACGGATTGATCTGCTTACTCAATTATTCAATTGGGTATGAAGACGTATTCCTTCGTTTCTGGAACCCATGCACAAGAACAAAATCTGAAAAGTTAGGGTATTTAAGCCTTTTAAACTATCCAATTCATGAACGGAGATATTTTAAGTTTGCATTTGGTTACGATAATTTAACCTCTACTTATAAGGCCGTGTTATTGAATTTTCATACTCGTACTGGAACTACGAAGATAACAACGGTGAAAGTTTTTAGTTTAGCTGATAATTTATGGAGAAATATTGAAAATTTCCCTGCCATTCCTCTTCAGTTGCTCAACGTTGGTCAACGGGTGCAAAATGGTGTGTATTTGAGTGGCACTGTTAATTGGTTGGCGGTTTTTGATAATCCTTTTTATTCAGTTGACAAATATGTGATAATTTCACTTGATTTGGGAACTGAGACATACACACAGATGCGCCTGCCTCaaggttttgatgatttgcCTCGTGTTTACCCAACTATTGGTGTGTTGAAGGGATTCCTTACTTTTTCGTATGATTTTAAGCAAAGTCATTTTGTTATATGGAAAATGGAGGAATTCAGAGTTGAAGAGTCTTGGTGTCAATTTCTTAAAATTAGTTATGAAAATCTTCAAATCAATTACAATATTCGGCAATTTTATTTGGTGCCATTGCATCTTTCGGAGGACAGTGATGCTATGATATTGGCAAGCAGCTTAGAAGGCCAAGCAATTCTATATAATAAGAGAAATAATAAGGTAGAGAGAACAAGAATTACCAATTCAATATGTTGGTTTTCAGTCAAGGATTATGTTGAAAGCTTGGCTTCAACTTGTTGA